AAAAATTGTGGCTCGAACACTTTTTCCGGGAAAAACTGCTGCCATGTCTTTTCGATATGTGCCATGCCTTCCGTGAAACGCCCGCCCTGTAACCGAATCGAAAACGTGTTGAACTGGTTGGGACTGACGACCAAAGCCAATGGCAGGATTTCGCCGCGCAGCGAGGCAAAATGAAAATCGCGGAACACACCCACCACCTGCCCCTCACGGCCTTCCATGTTGATGCGCTTGCCCACTGCATTTTCCGGCGTGTGCCAGCCGAGGGTTTTCACCGCCTGTTCGTTGATGAGGTAGCCGCTGATGTGGTCGGTGCCGAAAGATTTGTCGAAATCGCGCCCAGCGAGTATTTGGAGGCCATACAATTCCGAAAAATCGTAGTCCACCGCCATCGCCGACATGAACAGGTTGTCTTCCGGGCGGATACCGTCGGTCGTAAAATTGCGCCGCACCGAGCCAAAGCCCGGCACACCTTGCGACTGCGTCACCGCCACAATGGACGAATTTTTCATCAATTCCTCCTCAAACGCGAGGGTTTTGCTGCGCCAGCTCTGGTCAATCTGCCCGAACAGGGCGTTCATGTTGGCGCTGAACAGCGGCACCCGCAACACATTGTCCTTTTCAAATCCCAAGGGGAAATTGCGCAAATAGTGCAGTTGTGAAAAAATCACAATTGTACCCGCAATGAGTGCGATTGCCACAAAAAACTGTGCAGCCGTGAGCATTTTTCGCAGCAAGGCCCCACCCGGCGTGCCAGTCGCGCCCTTTAGCCCAGCCACTGGCTGGAAGCGACTGATGAACCATGCCGGATACCCCCCTGCCAGCAGCCCCGCCGCGATAAAAATCAACGAAAAAAGCCCCAACATCGGCCAATCGCGCATATATTCAAGTTTGATTTCCGTACCCGTCACTCGATTGAGCAAAGGCAGCCCCAGCACCACCAACACCAACGACATCAAAAAAGCCATAAAGCCCATCAGCAGCGACTCGCCGAGATACTGCCGCATCAGCGCCCCCCGACCCGCCCCCAGCACCTTGCGCAAACTCACCTCGCGCACCCGCTGCATGGCCGAGGCAGTGGTCAGGTTAATAAAATTGATGCAAGCAATCAGTAACGTGAGCAATCCGATGGTGAGGAAGATGCGCAAAAAATGGGTGTTTGCTGCCGCTATTGGCTCATTGTCCGCCGCTGATTTCAAGTGAATATCGCGCACGGGCAACAACGAAAACTCCTGCTTGTCGCGCACTTGCGGATTGCCGAATTGACGAATAAACGCGCTCATTTTCCCCGCCACCACATCGGGGCTGGCATTATCGGCAAGCAGGAGATAGGTGTAAGAATGAGATGCCACCCAGTTTTGCGTGAGGTTGTCACGAATTTGGTCGCGGGAGTTGTCCGGTTCGATGTCGTACATCGCCGAGTAGGGCGCGAGAAAATCGAAGCGAAGGTGGGCGTTGGAAGGCCAGTCGCGCACCACGCCTGTCACCTTGAACGGCCCTTGGTTGGCGAGATAGAGCGATTTGCCGAGCGCGGGCTGGGCGCCAAAGAATTTGCGGGCGTTGGTTTCATTCAGGACAATGGAAAACGGTTCGTTCAGCGCCGTGGCCGCATGGCCTTCCAGAAAGTCGAAGGTCAGGATTTGCAGGATGCTGCTGTCGGCAAAATGCGCGTCTTCGACTTCAAACTGCTTGTTGCTCCCGGGTTCGCGCACACTCACGCTGCGCGGGTACATCCGCGCAGCGACTTTGATTTCGGGAATCTGTGCCGCCAGCAAGGGCGCCATCGGGGCCGGGCTGTTGATGAGCACCATGTCGGGGTCGGCAAATCGCGGCAGGTAGTTGACCCGGTAAGCGGTTTTTTCATTTTTCTGAAAATCGTCGTAACTGTGTTCGTGCCGGATAAAGAGGATGACAAGAAAACAACACGCCAGCCCAAGTGCCAGCCCTGCGATATTGAGGAAGGCATAGAGGCGGTTTTTCAGCAAGTTGCGGAGGGCGATTTTGAGATAGTTTGAGAGCATTTTTTGTTGATTTGCCTACCCAGGCGAGCGGGTCGGGCGAGTGGTGCGTTATACTTCGCGCCGCCAAGTTTTGGGCATGACTAAAAGCGCAATCTGTTCAAAATCAGGGAGAGCAATCATGGCCACCCGACAAGCCATAGCGAATCATGGTATAATTCGTTGGAGCGTATTTTAATTCAAAAAATCGAACAGCCAAATCACCAAGAGTTCACTCACTTCGCAACGACTTCACCGGGTTCGCCAGCGCCGCCTTCACGCTCTGAAAACTGACCGTGAGAAACGCCACCAAAACCGTGACCACCAGCGAAAGCAGAAAAATGCCTGCCCCGATGGAAATGCGATAGGCGTAATCGGCCAGCCAGTTGCTCATCGCCCACCAAGCCAGCGGCGCAGCCACGACGAAAGCAAACACAATCAACCGGACGTATTCCTTCCCGAACAACCAAAGAATACCCGGCACCGACGCACCCAGCGTCTTGCGGATGCCTATTTCTTTCGTTTTGCGAGCCACCATGAACGCCGCGAGGCCGTACAGTCCAAGACAACCGACAAAGATGGCGATGCCCGCAAACAAGCGAACCAATTGCAAAAGCATCGCCTCCTCTTCATAAAATTCAGCAATCCATTCATCCATGAAATCGTATTCGTAGAACTGGTCGGGGTAAATCGCCGTCCAAGTTTTTTCGAACGCGGCGAGGGTGGGCTGAGTGTTTTGCAAATTTATCTTCACCGCGCACACATCGTAGTTTTCTATGTCGCTCCCCATGCACACCGGTTCGATGGCATCCCGGAATGAATGGTTGTGAAAATCTTTCACCACGCCCACCACGGTGTGCAGCCGACCGTCCACGTCGAGTTTTTTGCCGATGATTTCTTCCGCCGATGCGAGGTTGAGTTTCTTCACAACAGTTTCATTCACAATAAACTCACGCAGGGTATCACTAGCTTGCAAGTTGCGGCCAGCCACGAATTGAAGCCCGAATGTCTCGGCATAGCTGGCATCG
This genomic interval from Saprospiraceae bacterium contains the following:
- a CDS encoding ABC transporter permease is translated as MLSNYLKIALRNLLKNRLYAFLNIAGLALGLACCFLVILFIRHEHSYDDFQKNEKTAYRVNYLPRFADPDMVLINSPAPMAPLLAAQIPEIKVAARMYPRSVSVREPGSNKQFEVEDAHFADSSILQILTFDFLEGHAATALNEPFSIVLNETNARKFFGAQPALGKSLYLANQGPFKVTGVVRDWPSNAHLRFDFLAPYSAMYDIEPDNSRDQIRDNLTQNWVASHSYTYLLLADNASPDVVAGKMSAFIRQFGNPQVRDKQEFSLLPVRDIHLKSAADNEPIAAANTHFLRIFLTIGLLTLLIACINFINLTTASAMQRVREVSLRKVLGAGRGALMRQYLGESLLMGFMAFLMSLVLVVLGLPLLNRVTGTEIKLEYMRDWPMLGLFSLIFIAAGLLAGGYPAWFISRFQPVAGLKGATGTPGGALLRKMLTAAQFFVAIALIAGTIVIFSQLHYLRNFPLGFEKDNVLRVPLFSANMNALFGQIDQSWRSKTLAFEEELMKNSSIVAVTQSQGVPGFGSVRRNFTTDGIRPEDNLFMSAMAVDYDFSELYGLQILAGRDFDKSFGTDHISGYLINEQAVKTLGWHTPENAVGKRINMEGREGQVVGVFRDFHFASLRGEILPLALVVSPNQFNTFSIRLQGGRFTEGMAHIEKTWQQFFPEKVFEPQFLNEGIARSYEAEQRLSDLIGYFALLAILISCFGLFGLTTYTAFQKTKEIGIRKVLGASVLSVVGLLSSGYLKLLGMAFVLASPLVFYGMNKWLSDYPYRVSVEWWMLAGAGVVAVAVAFLTVSFQSIRAALANPVKSLRSE